A segment of the Eptesicus fuscus isolate TK198812 chromosome 9, DD_ASM_mEF_20220401, whole genome shotgun sequence genome:
TTACAAATATAAGTTAATGAGCAAGAAATGAATTACAAGTGTATTTGATGAAAAGTCCCCATAGAatgacaccctgtatatatttagAAAACCAATAACCAAACTAGATTTCTTCAGgaagttttctaaaattattttttaaaaagagatactCACAGATGCTCCTCCCATAATCTTGGGAAACATAACGGTGGAACAGCCATCTGGACTCTGTCCGAAGGTAGTATAGGGTGTTTGAAACCAAGCCTTTTCATTGGCCCAAACCACATCACAAAGAGGCAATATGGATGCTCCTAGTCCAATGGCAGGGCCATTTACTGCTACAATAATAGGCTTCTTAAACTGAATGAAAGTATTCACGaagtttctaaaatgaaaaataaatggggaATTACTCAAAATATTATGGATTTGAGCAACAAAAAACCCACTATTATGGAATTCAATTTACTAGGATTGTAAACTCTGTGAAAATTATGAGTTGAGATTTGTTGAAGGTCTTCCCTCAGAAGTTGTGGACCATGGATTTATTTGCTGTGTGTTATAAAGGCTTACTGATACCCGAGCTGCCATGCTGGAAGTGGCTGTTGCCACAGGACCTATCTGAAGACGATGGGCAATACACAGCTGAGGCTGCTCTTATATCTGCAGTGGCTCATGGGCTCTATGACCAGTATGTCTTTTCCCTCAGCCTTCCTTCCCTTAAGACACAAGGAGCCCAATAAACATCATGAGGGTCAGATGACCAATCTAGAAGCTCTCACAGAGAAAACCTGGCACAGGGCATACTATTAACACTGTCCAATGTTGAGCAAAGACTAGAGGATTGGGGTCAGGAACCATGGGGTTGGGACCTGGACTGGATAGGTGATTTTAGACAGCTGATTATTTGGAAACAACAGATATTTCCTGAGTTTATATAGGATTAGACTGAATGCCATTGGGGATATAGAGACAAGAAGCTTACAGGCTGGTTTAAAATATGAGATTCAAACAAGAAGAGCAGTAACCGCAGACACCATTTTGAACTCCGCTGTGTTGTGGAATACAATTAAAGCAGGATTTCAGAGGAGAGTGAGACTAAGGGTAGGATGGCCTTCACAGAGGATGGCAATTTCTACAAAACTGAGCCAAGGCTATTTGTAGATTTGTTTTAGGTTCAGGCTGGAATAGTAGGCTGCTTTAGGGTAGGTTAGTGCCATGCCATACTGGGAATGTGCACCTCCACCACTAGAAGCTCATTTTATGCACAGAGGTTGCTTTCTTGTTCTGCTTTAACacggggaagagaaggaaaaatacacaCCAAAATAAGTACCCAATAATTCCTTTAAGGCAGTCTTAGTTCTAGATAAGAATCAcagaattctaaattctaaatctGATCCCTATCTTTGGGTGTTCTCTATCATTCAGCAATTTAAAAGCTAGAGTATTCTGTTCAGATTATCTCTGAAAATCATGATTTGGCATCTTAGACAgtacccctgccccccattgaCACAGAGGACCATATATTTTTGAGGACAGGTTGGgaggtgtgtatgtatgtgcatgtgtagaACAGGAAAAAGGAGGGACTGTAAGCAGAATTTGACAGCTTGCAAGCCTAACTCCATAACTGTTCTCAATGGTACCCATAGTCATAGACCTCAGCCTGGTTTCCAAGGTTTGCTGGATCTTTATCTTGAgtgaaaataaattcattcaAATGAATGAGTTGCACTAGACTTTTTAAATGAGAGCACCTAAGGCACTGGTGTAGCAAGATCACATTGGGTTTTACTGATACAAGGAGAGCCAGGCAACCTTTTAAATAGGTCCTTGAAATAACTGTTGACAATCTACATGAAGATACTTCAGTTATACCACCTTTGAGGATTTGGGTCAGTACACATGatagaaatacattttgtatGCTCAGTTATTGATGACTCTTGACAAGGTAACTGCTGAATTTATTTCCATGATATAAAGcaagacatttttaaagcatgtttCTCTATTTTCATCTCCCTCATATGAATATCTGGAAACTACGAATGGGATGGTAGATTAATATggaaaaaatgatcaaaatagTGGAATAATAAATTCTATAGAGAAATGGTAAAAGGAATTAATTATTCCATGTAGCagtgttttctctctctacatgtttggataaaagaaaaaaggttcTAAAATAGATATTGCAAAATCAAAGCTTGTATTTTTAACAAACTGGAGAAATATTTTCGGAACTGGATCTCCCATCCCTTAGATGCTACTTTAATTGTTATTTTTGCTTGGAATGGTAACTTAATCTGAAAGCCATCGCTGTTTCTGAAAAGGGGATGAATTAGCTAGTACTCTCTGGGGTGAAGACCATGTTCCCTTTTCAGAGAACACAACCTGGACCTTTCTAGAGTGTAAACTCTGGGATGCCAGAGATGAGCATGGTTCTCAGAGATTTGGttttgtttaaaaacagaaaaacaaaacaaaacaaaactttatttagttgcttttctgtttAGTAGAAACTTCTCAGTCACTAGCAGAAGTGGGGATGGGGAGCTGCCTTCAGGGTGGGGGATGAAGCTCCAGGGGCTTGGCATTCAAGGAGAACCTATCTTCCTTGCTTTTgcaagttattttaaaacaaaatcaaaatgcaTGAACGTTCAAATGTGCTCAGCTCAATGCAACATAttgaatttaaaattcagtttccttTGAATTTTCTGCAAATTGAATTAAAGACTGTGCCGGGTATGACAGGGAAGGAAAGATCATTGGCCACAATGGAGTTTTAAAAGACttataattaaacaaaataaaaattctaaccATTCTTTTGAAGAACATTTACTACTTCACAGACATACCAAGGAGAAACTCACATAAAACCCACTACTCTAAGAACTGTTTGGGGAAAATGAGGCTACCAGATCTGAAGTTTTAGTCGCTCACTGCCCTGTCTCAGCTGAGCTTTCCCTTCCTAGTGAATATATAGACTAGGGCTGAATGAGGAAGAGGTTGAGTTCTAGGGGTATTTTACTCACTGGCCTTGTTCTTCACCCAGGTCCCTCTTTGTCTCACGCTGTGGTGGTGAAGATGCCCCCTCTGGGGAGAGAAAGTGCTCCCCTCTGGGGACAGAAGGCTCCCTGGTTTTTCAGTTCCCGAAGATTTCAAAAGCCTAACTTTACAAATTGACTCGTAATCATTTTATCACTAAtgtactaaatatttttattacaatttattTGCAAGCTGTTTATCACCAACGTTTCTGTTAACAGAATTAGCGGCAATAGATTCCCAACAAAGCTAATGTTTAAATCTAATCTTATTTCCTACTTTTCTTTTGGAAACTTGCTATAATGACATTCCTTACCCCCAAGTTTTAAGAAATCAAGACAAGATAccacagaaacaaaaaatatatatagcaataGCTTTACGTGTGTAGgctaattttaaacatataaaaattaactgaaatgcAAATGAGCAAGAGTAAAAGTTAAGTGAATCTGGTGTAATTATTTTTAGGATCCTGCCAGTGTACATTAAGAAAAATtcacaatgacaaaaaaaatatattcatttaaagaaGACCCAAGTTAAGTTTCCCTAAAGCAGGATTTGACTTTTCCCTAGAATACTGATTCAGTTCTTGTGAGGAGTGAGGAGAGTGGGAAGGTCAGGAGAAAAAAGTGGGAGAGTGGGTAGTtgatgaaaataaacatttagcaTCACCTAGAAGTTTAACAAATGAAATCACTCTAATCTAcctttcctctgctttttctaaTCCCAACAATACAAGCCTTAGCGTTGACAAGAGCAATTCAACACTGGAGGAATGGGTTGGGATTAGGGTTGAGGCACCAACAAGATTTAGAAATGGCACTCTGGGAAATGCCGGTGGGGTGAAGTGAGCCAGCACTGAGAAGCACTGGCTGGCAAAGTCTATTTTCTTATCACAGCAGATCTCCCCAAATTACAGTATTAGGTGTAAAATCAGTGTGCTGTTACAGAAAACATAGAGTCACCATTTGAGATATGTTTtataccagaaaaataaaaattaagttcacTAGTTCATCCTGAAAAGATAGAAGGGACTTAACAATTAGGATTGCCTTAGAGGTACTGACAATCTGTCAAGGAATCACATGGATGGTCAAGCAGTTTAATTTCAAACTGAATAACAAGATGGACCCATCTAGCATTCTACAAATTTGGAATTATTTAGGAGACTAAAAATAATACTtgaaatgaaagtatttttgaaaaactACTATATGATAGCTTAAGAAATGGTAATGTTCAAGAAGACTAGGAAATAGATAATGCCCTGTATTCATGTATATATCATAtgagaaaacataattttgaaaatcatTAACAATGTTATAAAAAGCCAAAGTAATGCCCAACATAAGGAGATCTGTCAGAGAGAGATGCCACACACAACTCCAGACCTACCAAAACAGAAATGCACTCCACCAGTCTTGACATGCACTTCTGAATTGTTTAGGGACCACAAAGCTATGCCCCCAAGGCCACTGCttagggtctcagccacctggagCCCAATAATTATCAAGAGAGGCTCAACTTCAACTCTCCAAATACCTAGGGATTTTGGAGACCATCCAACCAACTTTATTGCCATTTTGCAAATCTGTGACTCTAAGGTTTCATCTTTCTGTAAATAACAAAGGGTTCTTAATGGATCACTCAGGGACATGTCATTTTAGGGAGGTGTGTGGAAAGCACAATGGTCCTCTTGGTTGGTGACTGGGCTTCATTTACTTTAATCTTCACTcaaggctttatttatttatttatttatttatttatttatttatttatttgagggagggagggagaaagggaggaagatagacagacagacattgatgtgagagagaaacatggactagTTGTCTCTCATATGCACCTCatccagggaccaaacctgcaacctaggtatgtgactggtaatcaaaccttCGACCTTTTCGTGCATGGGAtgccactccaaccaactgaaccacaccagccagggctgggtttcattcactttaaataaataaatacatttcactCTGGAAAATTAGATACTTTAAATACATACAGTAATTAGCATGAGAAATGAGGGACATGCTTATAGCAGAATTATGTGGTTCTAGGAAAAGATTTTTCAAATGTTAACATATAGTGGAaaaatccagaaacagagaaaatggAAACATGTAGTCgtgttattaaatgaaaaaaggaagtTGTAAAACAACActgaataatttcatttatttaacagaaacaaaaataaagctttattatttgtgtgtgtgtgtgtaatacatatttaaaaatgtttaggaaATGGTTGgggaagacatacaaatgaacTGCAGATAAGAGGTGAGATAGAGgaaacttttactttttactcTATGTTATAGTTTGATGTGTCGTTGACACTCAGGATAAATTTGAACAAGAATGTGTATTGcttatactaaaaaacaaaacaaaacttttcatGTGATGTTATGAAACTGGATCATCATAAAGCCTAGACAATTTATTTTAGAGTCAAGCAAATGTAAGTTATTATGTGAAAGAGAACGCATCTTTATTTAAGGGGCGAAGACAGAACACACTCATACGACAAATAATGTGGCTATATGCTATTATACACTCTAATCATTAAACGCTCCCTGAGCACTTCACAGGGTTTGAGCCAGACTGGAAATCAGTTATTTGCCCAAGGCAAGTAGCAATGTATGCCAGGCCCACAGAAAAGATAGATGATTTAATTACTTTTACTACTCGTGTCTCCCAGTGGAAGGAGATGTACATTTCATTCACAAGCTTGTTTAAGCCTGTCCTATCAACCACTGGTAACTAAAAGCAAAACACTCAAACCAATGTTCTGAAAATGCCATTCATGCATACCTGATAGCTTCAGCCATTTtagtgctttctctttttctgtcatcTGTTAAGCGCCGTATGAAATAAAGAAAGTCGAGCCCGCAGCAGAAGACGCTGCCCACTGCGCTGAGCAGCACGAGCTTGCTGTCGTCGGCAGCAGCCGTGCTCAGTGCGCTCTGGACTTCTTTCATTACCTGAAAGTCACCAAAAATTAAAGTGGCAAAGAGTATTTTCGATACAGAATCCTAAAAGCATTTCATTGTGGAATATCTAGATCTACACAAAGTACATTTACAGCCTAATACTGTTCCCTGTACctaccacaatttaaaataattcacaaatTTCTTATTTCTGTAACCTGAGATTGGGAATGCTAGCCAGAGAGTATAATTGGGAAGACATGTGAATCTAAGTTACCTTAATAGTCTAATCATTGTGGCTCTCAGAAGATAAGGCAAATTACATATTATGTCCACTTGGAATTTCTACACTTTAGACAGCAGCTGACACATTCAACCATTAAAAGAAACCAGTTCAGTTCCCTgggtcttgttgttgttgttgaacacTAGCCTGCCACACTTGAGACAGAAATCCCAATAGTGTGGTGCTTAAGTGCAGTAGGTGCAAGGATATGAGCATGGAGACGTTAGAAAGGCACAAAACCATTTGGAATGATCTCTGCAGCATTTACAAATAACCAATGAAGGGGCTCTGTAGTCTGAAAATGGACTGGGAACCAGTGCCGAACTGGTTTGTCATGTGACCCTGGCCAGATATACAAACTTGATGCAGTTTGGTTTTCTTGTTTGGGAAAAACTTGACCTATCCGCTCACAAGTGGAAAACAAGCAATTACcagaacttaaaattttaagtaaggTACAATGCAGGTTCAAATACTTCTGATTTTAGATATTATTAGAACCAAGGTTATCTATTTAGGTCAAAGAATTAAACCTTTGCAAGCATTAGTTTCCCTTGATCCTTGAAAACTAACTTTACCAGGTACTACTAGTAGTGAACATGTGTTGAAATCGTTGTAGGTGTTAAGTTCCACTTCCATGCTGAAGATTGACTGGGAATGATGTTAAAATACTCTGAAGGGGCTGAAACCCAGGGTTATTTCAGTCTTGTTCCAACAAAGAACCCTTCGAGAATCTGatgaagagataaagaaaagaatgtgcacacacacattctacaTGTAACTTCAGGGAGGCCGGAATCTCCCAGATGCCCCGCACGCCCCCAGGTTAAGAGCTCATAACCTGGAGCACAATTACCACCTCCTCCATTCAGAACTCTGGTTCCTGTCCCAACCCACACCCTTGAGAATGAAGATGGACACTCAACACATGCATACTGTCCCGACTTCACTGCAGTCATGACTGTTATAAGGACCAAGACTGTCACACTTCACCTGTGCTTCCTACCTCCTGATGGTTACTGTGAAATGGCCCAGAAGGAGAGttagaaaaacatacaaaaaagtgCCAGTTTGGCTGAGCAGGCCTGGAAAACAGGGCTTGGAGAAACAGGACGCACAAATCAGCCCAAGGAACATTTCTCACCTCTGGATTTAGTGAGTTATTCTCTGATGATTTTGTAGATAACAAGATGTGGGTGAAGCCATCCTGCTTCCTGACGACAATATCTCTGTATCTGTAGGCACTTTCAGTTTGCCTCACACTGAAACGCAACCGCTTGTCAAAAGGCTGGTCTCTTCTGTCGTCAAGAAATTTCCTTTTCCCGGCTGTCACTCCTGTAACAGATGTCTGTATGTTGGTTGTTCCATTGGCTGTTAATGCATCCATAAACGGAGATGTACCTGCCAAGAGTTTGAAATCACAGTGGTCTGTGATATCTTGCTACCAATTTCACTCCCAGTGTCATCTTTGAATTAGTTAAAAATGTTCCTTACAAACTCAGAATTTTAATGTTTCAATGCAAGAACATTAAAAATCAGAAACTTTGGAAAGCCTACTTTTAAGGGCATT
Coding sequences within it:
- the CDYL gene encoding chromodomain Y-like protein isoform X4, with the translated sequence MDALTANGTTNIQTSVTGVTAGKRKFLDDRRDQPFDKRLRFSVRQTESAYRYRDIVVRKQDGFTHILLSTKSSENNSLNPEVMKEVQSALSTAAADDSKLVLLSAVGSVFCCGLDFLYFIRRLTDDRKRESTKMAEAIRNFVNTFIQFKKPIIVAVNGPAIGLGASILPLCDVVWANEKAWFQTPYTTFGQSPDGCSTVMFPKIMGGASANEMLLSGRKLTAQEACGKGLVSQVFWPGTFTQEVMVRIKELASCNPVVLEESKALVRCNMKAELEQANERECEVLKKIWGSAQGMDSMLKYLQRKIDEF